The following are from one region of the Silurus meridionalis isolate SWU-2019-XX chromosome 25, ASM1480568v1, whole genome shotgun sequence genome:
- the btg4 gene encoding protein BTG4: MKEEIAATVFFVARLAKKHGKLERSSRERFAVAFTSVLFETYKSHWYPEKPCKGQAFRCLRMNKAQMRDPVIGRACKQSNIDYEDLGLPKEITIWVDPGEVSCRYGEKNAPFCVTLLEGQKGDREFSRRINNAVERASSDYHSGTSSDEEGANSSLSTINVSMSSSSSSSTHSAPEPKCIPTVSNPNSVYQLSDFGPPPSMPSWTAYPKRKPYAAEGYQQHSNGQYPPHNGFKNYRPSYAFSGPRMDKYHWVSKSRS; encoded by the exons ATGAAGGAAGAGATTGCTGCTACTGTTTTCTTTGTGGCGAGGCTGGCAAAGAAGCATGGAAAGCTGGAGCGCTCGTCTCGGGAGAGGTTCGCTGTGGCGTTTACGTCTGTCCTTTTTGAGACCTACAAAAGCCACTGGTACCCAGAGAAGCCATGCAAAGGACAAGCTTTCCG gTGTCTCCGGATGAACAAGGCCCAGATGAGGGACCCTGTAATTGGCCGTGCTTGCAAACAAAGTAATATTGATTATGAGGACCTCGGTTTGCCTAAAGAGATCACCATTTGGGTAGACCCTGGAGAAGTTTCATGCCG GTATGGTGAGAAAAATGCACCATTTTGTGTGACTTTGTTGGAGGGGCAAAAAGGAGACCGTGAGTTTTCACGCAGGATTAACAATGCTGTGGAGCGGGCTTCCTCGGACTACCATTCAGGAACATCTTCAGACGAAGAAGGTGCTAACAGCAGCTTGAGCACCATCAACGTGAGCAtgagcagcagtagtagtagcagcacaCATTCTGCTCCGGAGCCCAAGTGCATCCCAACGGTGTCCAATCCCAACAGTGTTTATCAG ttgagtGACTTTGGTCCACCCCCATCCATGCCAAGCTGGACCGCTTATCCCAAAAGAAAGCCCTATGCTGCTGAAGGCTACCAGCAGCATTCGAATGGCCAATATCCCCCACACAATGGCTTCAAAAACTACAGACCATCATATGCCTTTTCTGGTCCACGGATGGACAAATACCACTGGGTTAGCAAGAGCCGCTCATAA